Proteins co-encoded in one Spirosoma endbachense genomic window:
- a CDS encoding M16 family metallopeptidase translates to MVRFSLTLSALFSVTLVLAQSAPKSSAVKVATTTLSSPIPTDPAVKVGKLPNGLTYYIRKNAEPKNRAELRLVIRAGSVLENDNQQGLAHFMEHMEFNGTKNFPKNELVNFLQSAGVRFGADLNAYTGFDETVYQLPVPTDSVKVFRQAFQILEDWAHNATIDPTEVDKERGVILEERRLGRGAGQRLRDQYFPILLNNSQYAKRLPIGTEQVLTTFKTETLRQFYQDWYRPDLMAVIAVGDFDTKEVEGIIREKFGRIPAVKTPKPRTEYEIPPHKDTKVVILTDPEQPNTVVQVIYKRPEIKEKTLNDLRESIKRGLFNTMLGNRIQELTQRADPPFLGGYSNYSDFLGNLDAFTSIAVAKEGNVEKAIRAVLDENARVKQFGFTSTELDRAKREFMTNVEQAYSERDKTRSANYVNEYVQNFTDKEPYTSIEFYYNFLKKEQDGIKLAEVNTLVDQFIHNDNRAVIVLAPEKDKAKLPTVEQILGYVDNAGKGLTAYEDKTLDSPLLAKLPTGSPVVNEKQIKDIGVTEWRLKNGVRVVLKPTNFKNDQILFSGSSFGGTSLYDLTDFMSARFSSTLVAMGGTGDYNQIQLGKFLSGKQVNVFPFVGELSEGINGSAAPKDLETALQLLYSYFTQPRKDVDVVKGFLSNQRSALQNQINTPTPARVFQDTVQVTLGANNPRRQPLKPEDLDKIDLDKALKIYQERFANGGDFTFYFVGNFKEDQLKPLVEKYLGGLPSTETTEKFKDLGIRIPSGQISKTVYRGVDPKASVQLVYSGDLSWSPETTTQLDALAEVLEIKLIEKLREEESGVYGVGASGAYSKYPVSRYTFRISFGCAPQNVEKLIAKTQELINDLKEKGALPADIAKFKAETRRETEVQLKDNQFWLGYLQNQYYNGDAPDEVLHENEQLDKVTVESTKAAANQYFGPNFIRLVLLPEKKQ, encoded by the coding sequence ATGGTACGTTTTTCGCTCACACTGAGCGCATTGTTCAGTGTTACGCTGGTGTTGGCGCAATCTGCGCCCAAATCATCAGCAGTTAAAGTGGCTACTACAACGCTTAGTAGTCCAATTCCGACTGATCCGGCAGTAAAAGTGGGTAAACTGCCCAACGGCCTGACGTATTATATCCGGAAAAATGCCGAACCGAAAAACCGGGCCGAACTGCGGCTGGTTATCCGGGCGGGTTCGGTACTGGAAAATGACAATCAACAGGGGCTGGCGCACTTCATGGAGCACATGGAGTTTAACGGCACAAAGAATTTCCCGAAAAACGAGCTGGTTAATTTCCTGCAATCTGCCGGAGTTCGCTTTGGGGCCGATTTAAATGCCTATACAGGCTTTGACGAAACGGTCTATCAGTTACCCGTTCCGACTGATTCGGTCAAGGTATTTCGGCAAGCATTCCAGATTCTGGAAGACTGGGCTCATAATGCCACTATCGACCCAACTGAAGTAGACAAGGAGCGCGGTGTTATTCTGGAAGAACGACGGCTTGGGCGCGGGGCAGGCCAGCGGCTGCGCGATCAATACTTTCCGATATTGCTCAATAACTCGCAATATGCCAAACGATTGCCAATTGGCACCGAGCAGGTTCTGACTACGTTTAAGACCGAAACGCTGCGACAGTTTTATCAGGACTGGTATAGGCCCGATCTGATGGCAGTCATTGCCGTTGGCGATTTCGATACGAAAGAAGTGGAAGGGATCATTCGCGAGAAGTTCGGGCGAATCCCGGCGGTTAAAACCCCAAAACCTCGTACGGAATATGAAATTCCTCCCCATAAAGACACGAAAGTCGTCATTCTGACAGACCCCGAACAACCGAACACGGTGGTACAGGTTATTTACAAACGACCTGAAATCAAAGAGAAAACCCTGAATGATCTGCGGGAAAGCATCAAGCGAGGTCTGTTCAACACCATGCTTGGCAACCGGATTCAGGAATTAACACAGCGGGCTGATCCACCATTTTTGGGTGGCTACAGTAATTACAGCGATTTTCTGGGGAATCTGGATGCATTTACGTCCATTGCCGTTGCCAAAGAGGGAAACGTGGAAAAAGCTATTCGGGCGGTGCTCGACGAGAATGCCCGCGTAAAACAGTTCGGCTTCACATCGACAGAATTGGATCGTGCCAAGCGGGAGTTTATGACCAATGTGGAACAAGCCTACAGCGAACGCGACAAAACCCGGTCGGCCAATTATGTTAATGAATACGTTCAGAATTTTACGGACAAAGAGCCTTACACGAGTATTGAGTTCTATTACAATTTTCTCAAGAAAGAACAGGATGGTATCAAATTGGCAGAAGTGAATACACTGGTTGACCAGTTTATTCATAATGATAACCGGGCGGTTATTGTTCTGGCTCCTGAAAAAGACAAGGCCAAATTGCCTACCGTTGAGCAGATCCTGGGCTATGTAGACAATGCGGGTAAAGGCCTGACCGCTTATGAAGACAAAACGCTTGACAGCCCCTTATTAGCAAAGCTGCCAACTGGTTCTCCGGTTGTGAACGAGAAACAAATCAAGGACATTGGCGTGACAGAGTGGCGACTCAAAAACGGGGTTCGGGTAGTGCTGAAACCGACCAATTTTAAAAACGACCAGATTCTGTTTTCGGGCAGCAGTTTCGGCGGCACATCACTCTATGACCTGACTGATTTCATGTCGGCCCGGTTTTCGTCTACGCTCGTGGCTATGGGCGGAACTGGCGACTATAATCAGATTCAGTTGGGCAAGTTTCTGTCGGGTAAACAGGTAAACGTCTTTCCGTTTGTGGGCGAATTGAGCGAAGGTATTAATGGTAGTGCAGCTCCGAAAGATCTGGAAACCGCACTTCAACTGCTTTATAGTTACTTTACCCAGCCCCGGAAGGATGTTGATGTTGTAAAAGGGTTCCTGTCGAACCAGCGAAGCGCCTTGCAGAACCAGATCAATACGCCAACGCCAGCGCGTGTATTTCAGGATACAGTACAGGTAACACTAGGGGCCAACAACCCCCGGCGGCAACCGCTTAAACCCGAAGATCTGGACAAAATTGATCTGGATAAAGCGTTGAAAATCTATCAGGAGCGATTTGCCAATGGGGGCGATTTTACGTTCTATTTTGTCGGCAATTTTAAAGAAGATCAGCTAAAGCCGCTGGTTGAAAAATACCTTGGCGGATTGCCATCGACCGAGACAACCGAGAAGTTTAAAGATCTGGGCATTCGTATTCCATCGGGGCAGATCAGCAAGACTGTCTACCGGGGCGTTGACCCGAAAGCTTCTGTTCAACTGGTATACAGCGGTGATTTAAGCTGGTCGCCGGAAACGACAACGCAATTGGACGCTCTGGCTGAAGTGCTGGAAATCAAACTGATCGAAAAGTTGCGGGAGGAAGAAAGCGGTGTTTATGGTGTTGGTGCCAGTGGAGCCTACAGTAAATATCCAGTATCACGGTATACGTTCCGGATTAGCTTCGGTTGCGCACCGCAAAACGTCGAAAAGCTCATCGCTAAAACGCAGGAGTTGATCAATGATCTGAAAGAAAAAGGTGCGTTGCCCGCCGATATTGCCAAATTTAAGGCCGAAACCCGCCGTGAAACCGAAGTGCAGTTGAAAGACAACCAGTTCTGGCTTGGCTATCTCCAAAACCAATACTATAATGGCGACGCTCCGGACGAGGTATTGCATGAAAACGAACAACTGGACAAAGTAACCGTCGAAAGCACCAAAGCCGCAGCCAATCAATACTTCGGACCGAACTTTATTCGGTTAGTGCTTTTGCCGGAAAAGAAGCAATAA
- a CDS encoding acyltransferase family protein, with translation MQSFVSTSTAKFQSVPVASGRLLSLDFFRGLTVAAMILVNNPGDWGHIYAPLEHAPWHGWTPTDLIFPFFLFIVGVSITFALGRPDGAREGVIGKIVKRSATLFLLGLFLNFFPRFDISIVRIPGVLQRIALVYLACSLIFLKTTPRQQITLLVILLIGYYLLLTVIPVPGVGYANLEPETNLAAWFDRTFITPAHVYKPAKVWDPEGLLSTLPAIGTGLLGLLTGTWLRSNRSAAEKIAWLFTAGCLTTLAGLIWNGFFPINKALWTSSFVLVGGGLAMLGLALSYWLIDVKGYRRGVLPFVAFGVNAITVFFLSGLIPRIMNMIHVAQTDGTEVGLKEYLYRSFIAPLFDNPTNASLAGALTFVLIWFGILWWMYRKNVIIKV, from the coding sequence ATGCAATCATTTGTTTCAACAAGTACGGCTAAGTTCCAGAGTGTTCCGGTTGCATCCGGACGGCTGCTCTCGCTCGATTTCTTTCGGGGTCTGACTGTCGCGGCTATGATTCTGGTCAACAACCCTGGCGACTGGGGCCACATCTATGCCCCCCTGGAACATGCGCCCTGGCATGGCTGGACACCCACCGATCTGATTTTTCCGTTTTTCCTGTTTATTGTTGGCGTATCGATAACGTTTGCCTTGGGGCGGCCCGATGGAGCCAGAGAAGGAGTGATTGGCAAGATCGTGAAACGAAGTGCAACGCTTTTTCTGCTGGGCCTGTTTTTGAATTTTTTCCCCAGATTTGACATCTCGATCGTACGAATTCCCGGCGTATTGCAGCGCATTGCTCTGGTGTATCTGGCCTGTTCACTTATTTTCCTGAAAACAACGCCACGGCAGCAAATCACACTTCTGGTCATACTCCTCATTGGGTATTATCTATTGCTTACAGTCATTCCGGTTCCGGGGGTTGGGTATGCCAACCTTGAGCCCGAAACAAATCTGGCAGCCTGGTTCGATCGAACATTTATTACGCCGGCCCACGTCTACAAACCTGCTAAAGTCTGGGACCCCGAAGGACTCTTAAGCACCTTACCTGCCATTGGTACGGGTTTGCTGGGCCTGCTGACCGGCACCTGGCTGCGTTCCAATCGTTCGGCTGCGGAGAAAATAGCCTGGCTTTTTACCGCTGGCTGTCTGACTACCCTGGCTGGCCTGATCTGGAATGGATTTTTTCCAATCAACAAAGCCTTATGGACCAGTTCGTTCGTGCTGGTGGGGGGTGGTTTGGCCATGCTTGGACTGGCGCTAAGTTATTGGCTGATCGATGTTAAAGGCTATCGGCGGGGTGTGCTCCCTTTTGTGGCGTTTGGCGTCAATGCGATCACTGTATTCTTTCTATCAGGGCTGATTCCGCGGATCATGAACATGATTCATGTTGCTCAGACTGATGGAACCGAAGTGGGGTTGAAAGAATACCTCTACCGATCATTCATTGCACCTCTTTTTGACAATCCTACCAATGCGTCGCTGGCGGGTGCTTTGACGTTTGTACTGATCTGGTTCGGAATTCTGTGGTGGATGTATCGAAAAAATGTTATTATTAAGGTGTGA
- a CDS encoding DUF7010 family protein, translating into MDFDQALTNQKRNYFVDANAGLSLPVAGTIYWAILGIAGFYLKPGYWMLLAFCTSGLLFPLGLALQKPFKSNLMVKTPLSSLIPYALFSMMLSWAITVPASSLDKSFAPLCLAIGMSIHWPIIGWIYDSKVCQLHALIRALLVVACWYLLPNDRFTILPLVVSGVYALTVLGLKWEVTKVREQRVLRSESTLVNA; encoded by the coding sequence ATGGATTTCGATCAGGCGCTTACGAATCAGAAACGAAATTATTTTGTGGATGCCAATGCTGGGCTTTCGTTACCTGTAGCTGGCACTATCTACTGGGCTATTCTGGGCATAGCGGGCTTTTATTTAAAACCCGGTTATTGGATGTTGCTGGCTTTTTGCACAAGCGGTTTATTGTTTCCGCTGGGTCTGGCTCTACAAAAGCCGTTCAAATCAAACCTGATGGTGAAAACGCCGTTATCAAGCCTTATTCCCTATGCGCTTTTTTCGATGATGCTGAGTTGGGCCATTACCGTTCCGGCCAGTAGCCTCGATAAATCATTTGCACCGCTTTGCCTCGCTATCGGGATGAGCATCCACTGGCCCATCATTGGCTGGATTTATGATAGTAAAGTATGCCAGCTGCACGCCTTAATCCGGGCTTTGCTCGTGGTAGCCTGCTGGTATCTACTCCCCAATGATCGCTTTACAATCTTGCCTCTGGTTGTTTCCGGTGTTTACGCACTAACGGTTCTGGGGCTAAAATGGGAGGTTACCAAAGTACGGGAACAACGTGTTCTCCGCTCGGAATCAACGTTGGTTAACGCCTAA
- the nagB gene encoding glucosamine-6-phosphate deaminase — protein MISESQLLDNPDGQLSGEPTLGLSATGGPIQSAITYEKIPTHIYADAKDASRAVAQEIADLIRQKQREGKPCVLGLATGSSPKTVYAELIRMHREEGLSFHNVVSFNLDEYYPMEPDSLQSYWRFMREQLFDHVDIPQGNYHVPKGTLPVDKVAEFTKQYEAAIEAAGGLDFQLLGIGGNGHIGFNEPGSLINSHTRLMMLDNSTRAAAAADFGGLPKTPRKAITMGVSSILGARRVVLLAWGERKAPVIRGAVEGLVTELNPASYLQTHPNALFVIDQAAASELTRIKTPWLVDSVIWDNNMKKKAVTYLSVALGKPILKLTDRDYNDNGMSDLLAQYGQSYDINIDVFNQLQHTITGWPGGKPNADDTNRPERAQPAKKRCLIFSPHPDDDIISMGGTFQRLVDQGHEVHIGYQTSGNIAVADDEALRFADYVVDFNTKFGIDSPEATRIFQDAAASLREKKDSEMDTVEVRYVKGLIRMGEAKSTCRFVGIPVSNAHFMNMPFYETGKVAKKPLSEEDIRITMALIEEVKPHQIYAAGDLADPHGTHKVCLDAVLEAVRRLKQADFMKDCWIWLYRGAWAEWDIHEIEMAVPMSPDQVTKKRLGIFKHQSQKDGVVYQGTDSREFWQRAEERNRGTAELYNRLGLAEYEAMEAFVRWRF, from the coding sequence ATGATCTCGGAGTCACAACTACTCGACAATCCAGACGGGCAATTGTCAGGCGAGCCCACGCTGGGCCTATCCGCCACTGGTGGTCCGATCCAGTCGGCCATCACTTACGAAAAAATTCCTACGCACATCTACGCTGACGCAAAAGATGCGTCGCGGGCGGTAGCACAGGAAATCGCCGACCTGATCCGGCAGAAACAACGTGAGGGCAAACCTTGTGTATTAGGGCTGGCAACTGGCTCATCGCCTAAAACGGTTTATGCCGAACTTATTCGGATGCACCGCGAAGAGGGCCTGAGTTTCCACAATGTTGTTTCGTTCAATCTGGACGAATACTATCCGATGGAACCTGATTCGCTGCAAAGCTATTGGCGATTCATGCGGGAGCAATTGTTCGACCATGTCGACATTCCTCAGGGAAACTATCACGTTCCCAAAGGAACGCTGCCAGTCGATAAAGTTGCTGAATTTACGAAGCAGTACGAAGCCGCCATTGAAGCCGCCGGTGGCCTTGATTTTCAGTTGCTCGGAATTGGCGGTAACGGCCATATCGGATTTAACGAACCGGGCTCACTGATCAACTCGCACACGCGTTTGATGATGCTCGATAACTCGACTCGGGCTGCTGCGGCTGCCGATTTCGGTGGGCTTCCTAAAACTCCTCGTAAGGCCATCACTATGGGCGTTTCCAGCATTTTGGGAGCCCGTCGTGTCGTTCTGCTGGCGTGGGGTGAGCGGAAAGCACCCGTTATTCGTGGTGCGGTCGAAGGTCTTGTCACCGAGCTTAACCCGGCGTCGTATTTACAAACGCATCCAAACGCGTTGTTTGTAATCGATCAGGCGGCTGCTTCGGAGTTGACCCGTATAAAAACACCCTGGCTGGTAGATTCAGTCATATGGGACAACAATATGAAGAAGAAGGCTGTCACCTACCTGTCGGTAGCACTTGGCAAGCCCATACTGAAATTGACTGACCGTGACTATAATGACAACGGTATGAGCGATCTGCTGGCTCAATACGGTCAGTCGTATGACATCAATATCGACGTTTTCAACCAGCTTCAGCACACCATTACGGGCTGGCCGGGTGGTAAACCGAATGCTGACGATACCAATCGGCCTGAGCGTGCTCAACCGGCTAAGAAACGCTGCCTGATCTTTAGCCCGCATCCCGACGATGACATTATTTCGATGGGTGGTACATTCCAGCGTCTTGTCGATCAGGGCCACGAAGTACATATCGGGTATCAAACCTCTGGCAATATTGCCGTGGCTGATGATGAAGCATTGCGCTTTGCCGATTACGTAGTTGATTTCAATACGAAGTTTGGTATTGACAGCCCCGAGGCTACCCGGATTTTCCAGGACGCAGCCGCTTCGTTGCGTGAGAAGAAGGATAGTGAAATGGATACGGTTGAAGTACGGTATGTGAAGGGACTGATTCGCATGGGTGAAGCCAAATCGACCTGCCGCTTTGTCGGTATTCCGGTTTCGAATGCCCATTTCATGAACATGCCCTTCTACGAAACGGGGAAAGTGGCTAAAAAGCCCCTGAGCGAAGAAGATATCAGGATTACGATGGCCCTGATCGAAGAAGTTAAGCCACATCAAATCTATGCGGCTGGTGACCTTGCCGATCCGCATGGTACGCATAAAGTCTGTTTAGATGCCGTTCTGGAAGCCGTTCGTCGCCTGAAACAGGCCGACTTTATGAAAGACTGCTGGATATGGCTTTATCGCGGTGCCTGGGCTGAGTGGGATATTCACGAAATTGAAATGGCCGTCCCAATGTCACCCGATCAGGTGACGAAAAAGCGGTTAGGTATTTTTAAACACCAGTCTCAGAAAGACGGCGTGGTCTATCAGGGCACCGATTCGCGGGAGTTCTGGCAGCGTGCCGAAGAGCGTAATCGGGGAACAGCTGAACTCTATAACCGGTTAGGTCTGGCGGAATACGAAGCCATGGAAGCGTTTGTGCGCTGGCGGTTTTAA